AAGACGATGGTCACCGTGTTGCGGGGCGGCATCAGGTAGAAGCGCGCCGGGTCGACCTCGCGCCCGTCGATCAGGATCCGCGTCTCCGGCAGCTCGACCTGCACGGTGAGGATCCCGACCTCGTCGAGGAGCTCGCGCCGGAGCGTCTCGACCTCCGCGCGGCGCGCGTCCGGCAGCGGGCCGTGCGTGCCTGCGAGCAGCGCGTCCACGTGGGTCAGCGCGGTCGGCGCCTCGCCCGCGCGGCGCGCGCTGAGGGCCGCGTTGAACGCGGCGGCCGCCGTCGGGTGCAGCGAGAGCGAGCGCTCGAAGAGCCGGAGCGCGTCCTCGTGTCGGCCGTCGTCCGCCGCGGACCGCCCTGCGTCGAACAGGGCGCGCGCCTCGAGCTGGTCGGGGGGCGTCTGCGCGGCGGCGGGGCTCGCGGCCCACATCAGCATCACGAACAGCGCTCTCATGGCCACTCCCACATCTCGCGGCCCTCGTCGCCCGCGCGCGATGGCGCGGGCCTCGCGCCGCGCCGGGTCGCTCGCCGGACGGCGGGCCGCGTCGAGGGCGCGGGCGGCTCGGCCTGCTCATCGGCCCGCTCATCGGCCTGCTCATCGGCCCGCGCGGAAGTGGACTGGGTGTCTGGCGCCGCGATGTCCGGCTCCAGCTCAGCGGCAGGCGTCGCGATGGCGGGGGCGCGCGCCGTCTCCGGGGGAGCGGCCGGCTCGACGGTGGGGGAGGGGATCGCCGCCGGGGAGGCCGACGTCGCCGTGGAGGCGGGGGGCGGCGCGGGCTCGGAGAGCCAGAGCCAGCTCCCCAGCGCGAGCGCGACTCCAGCGGCCAGCGCCAGCGCGGGGATCCACCTCGGCCGGCGCCGCGGTGCAGGCGGCGCGGTCGGCAGCGGGGTCGCCTCGGCCCGCGCGATGGCGGCCGCGCGCCGGGTCCGCGCCTCGGCTCGCTGCGTCGCGAAGTGCTCCTCCACGAAGTCGCGCAGCTCGATCACCTCACCGTCGTGCTCGACCTCGCGCAGGATCTCCCCGAGCCGGAGCGCGACCTCGTGCGCGTTCGCCGGTCGGTCCTCGCGGCGCTTCGCGAGCAGGTCGAAGAGGAGCTCGGTCAGCGCGGGCGGCGCGTCCTGTCGCGTCATCTCGATGTCCGGGGGAGGTCCGTCGAGGATCTCTCGCGCCACGTGCTCGATGCCGTCGTCCCGGCCCGGGTAGAGCCGCTCGCACGCGAGCAGCTCGTAGAGCACGACGCCGATCGCCCAGAGGTCCGAGCGCCGGTCGAGCGACTCGAAGCGGAGCTGCTCGGGCGACATGTAGCCGAGCTTGCCCTTGAGGGCGTCCGCGCTCGACTCGTGCCGGC
Above is a genomic segment from Sandaracinaceae bacterium containing:
- a CDS encoding tetratricopeptide repeat protein, with translation MRALFVMLMWAASPAAAQTPPDQLEARALFDAGRSAADDGRHEDALRLFERSLSLHPTAAAAFNAALSARRAGEAPTALTHVDALLAGTHGPLPDARRAEVETLRRELLDEVGILTVQVELPETRILIDGREVDPARFYLMPPRNTVTIVFPDGAQQERDIDVRSGERQVLQIVQPRAGEPAAPGDTRPGSDDTPLIVGLVIGAALAVGIGVAIGVGVHEESQLPGGYLGQVETLAIRF
- a CDS encoding protein kinase; the protein is MAVAPLARGGMGSVELVLRREGDFRRLYARKRPHGAHERADEFRASFLREATLAGLLRHPNVVSVLDVGEDDAGPYLLMDFVEGLSLAKVIARFRAEGELIPLQVCLTLGKQIAEGLHAAHELRDHDGAPVSLVHRDVSPQNILLDFEGIARVTDFGLAKALGAGRHESSADALKGKLGYMSPEQLRFESLDRRSDLWAIGVVLYELLACERLYPGRDDGIEHVAREILDGPPPDIEMTRQDAPPALTELLFDLLAKRREDRPANAHEVALRLGEILREVEHDGEVIELRDFVEEHFATQRAEARTRRAAAIARAEATPLPTAPPAPRRRPRWIPALALAAGVALALGSWLWLSEPAPPPASTATSASPAAIPSPTVEPAAPPETARAPAIATPAAELEPDIAAPDTQSTSARADEQADERADEQAEPPAPSTRPAVRRATRRGARPAPSRAGDEGREMWEWP